A window of the Streptomyces formicae genome harbors these coding sequences:
- a CDS encoding DsbA family protein, with the protein MSDNSMRPRGSAASPKSKQKATAKQKAAALREAEAARGRRRRTLLTLGAVGAAMAIGVLVGTQMTGRTADADESAASGSERPPVVPANTSGKDGVVVPYGDENAKGTLTIYADMRCPYCAAVEKQLGPAVSKLVADGTIKVEYRMAAFLDGALGGRGSHTALAALGAAANESPRKFFEYQHVLYANQPPEDQDSFASTAKLVDLAKKVPGLNTATFNKAVKEKTYLPWAQKTGDSFHEYGISGTPTFMVDGKRVTVLDDEGRPVSTKTFVDEVKKAVKG; encoded by the coding sequence ATGAGCGACAACTCCATGAGGCCGAGGGGAAGCGCCGCTTCCCCGAAGTCGAAGCAGAAGGCGACCGCGAAGCAGAAGGCGGCCGCCCTTCGCGAGGCCGAGGCCGCGCGTGGCCGTCGGCGCCGGACACTGCTCACGCTCGGCGCCGTGGGCGCCGCGATGGCGATCGGTGTCCTGGTGGGCACCCAGATGACGGGGCGCACCGCCGACGCCGACGAGTCCGCGGCCTCTGGTTCTGAGCGACCGCCGGTCGTTCCCGCCAACACCTCCGGCAAGGATGGCGTCGTGGTTCCCTACGGCGACGAGAACGCCAAGGGCACCCTGACCATCTACGCGGACATGCGGTGCCCGTACTGCGCGGCCGTCGAAAAGCAGCTCGGTCCCGCCGTGTCGAAGCTGGTGGCGGACGGAACGATCAAGGTCGAGTACAGGATGGCCGCCTTCCTGGACGGCGCGCTCGGCGGCAGGGGATCACACACCGCGCTGGCCGCTCTCGGGGCAGCGGCCAACGAGAGCCCGCGGAAGTTCTTCGAGTACCAGCACGTTCTGTACGCCAACCAGCCTCCCGAGGACCAGGACTCCTTCGCCTCCACCGCCAAACTGGTCGACCTGGCCAAGAAGGTCCCGGGGCTGAACACCGCGACGTTCAACAAGGCGGTCAAGGAGAAGACCTATCTGCCCTGGGCGCAGAAGACCGGCGACAGCTTCCACGAGTACGGGATCAGCGGTACTCCGACCTTCATGGTCGACGGCAAGCGCGTGACCGTGCTGGACGACGAGGGGCGGCCGGTGAGTACGAAGACCTTCGTCGACGAGGTCAAGAAGGCCGTCAAGGGCTAG
- a CDS encoding endonuclease/exonuclease/phosphatase family protein — MRNTGRALAVAVTAFALAAPATAAPAAPAADTLTVMSFNTWHGGAQVSDGINKIAQQITSAGADVVSLQEYSTDSTKKIAAKLGWYYTDTGTHVDIVSRLPFEGEDWTSTGNGVVAVKIKGIWIYSAHLSYTQYGPYNACFDNDSYETIYADEATRRKQAQEILSWAGSSPAIIAGDLNSPSHLDWTADTKSVHCNSVVAWPATKVFADAGYWDSYREVNPNEAATPGNTWSPVVKQNAGRPEPQDRIDFILYRGGSLDATSSRTWGGGSGWPSDHLAVVSRFTL, encoded by the coding sequence ATGAGAAACACAGGAAGAGCCCTCGCGGTGGCCGTCACCGCCTTCGCACTCGCCGCCCCGGCGACCGCGGCACCTGCCGCCCCCGCGGCCGACACCCTGACCGTGATGAGCTTCAACACCTGGCACGGGGGCGCCCAGGTCAGCGACGGCATCAACAAGATCGCCCAGCAGATCACCAGCGCGGGCGCGGACGTCGTGTCGCTCCAGGAGTACTCGACCGACTCCACGAAGAAGATCGCTGCCAAGCTCGGCTGGTACTACACCGACACCGGCACGCACGTGGACATCGTCAGCCGCCTTCCCTTCGAGGGCGAGGACTGGACCTCGACCGGCAACGGTGTGGTCGCCGTGAAGATCAAGGGCATCTGGATCTACTCGGCGCACCTCTCCTACACCCAGTACGGGCCGTACAACGCCTGCTTCGACAACGACAGTTACGAGACCATCTACGCCGACGAGGCCACCCGCAGGAAGCAGGCCCAGGAGATCCTGAGCTGGGCGGGTTCGAGTCCGGCGATCATCGCGGGGGACCTCAACTCCCCCTCGCACCTGGACTGGACGGCGGACACCAAGTCGGTGCACTGCAACTCGGTGGTCGCCTGGCCGGCCACGAAGGTCTTCGCCGACGCGGGGTACTGGGACTCCTACCGCGAGGTCAATCCGAACGAGGCCGCCACGCCGGGCAACACCTGGTCGCCGGTGGTGAAGCAGAACGCGGGCCGACCCGAGCCGCAGGACCGAATCGACTTCATTCTGTACCGGGGCGGTTCGCTGGACGCGACCAGCTCGCGGACCTGGGGCGGGGGTTCGGGCTGGCCCTCGGACCACCTGGCCGTGGTCAGCAGGTTCACTCTCTGA
- a CDS encoding carbohydrate ABC transporter permease → MKFGRAWLPAHILAWLYAALLVVPLYYLLVSAFKTNDQIFGSPFSLPTSLSPGNFGKAFSSADLGPAVVNSVLVTVLALALTLALAIPAAFAIARTEGPLGAFVERLFSLGFLVPTFAALFPTFLLAAATGLFHTRAFMVLFLPATAMPLSVVILVQFMRTIPREMEEAARIDGASTFAVLRHVYTPMCMPGIATILLLNFLTFWNEYLYSLVIIGPDPEQRTVQVALPTLKALTGTDYGILTAGTVLTLVPVWVVYTVLQKRMQQALVSGAVKM, encoded by the coding sequence ATGAAGTTCGGAAGGGCCTGGCTGCCGGCCCACATCCTCGCGTGGCTGTACGCGGCACTGCTGGTGGTTCCGCTCTACTACCTGCTGGTCTCGGCGTTCAAGACGAACGACCAGATCTTCGGGAGCCCGTTCTCCCTGCCGACCTCGCTCTCTCCGGGCAATTTCGGGAAGGCGTTCTCCTCCGCGGACCTGGGACCGGCCGTCGTCAACTCGGTGCTCGTGACGGTGCTGGCGCTGGCTCTCACGCTGGCGCTCGCCATTCCGGCGGCCTTCGCCATCGCGCGTACCGAGGGACCGCTCGGCGCGTTCGTGGAGCGGCTGTTCTCGCTGGGGTTCCTGGTCCCGACGTTCGCCGCGCTCTTCCCCACGTTCCTGCTCGCCGCCGCAACCGGCCTGTTCCACACCCGGGCCTTCATGGTGCTGTTCCTGCCGGCCACGGCGATGCCGCTCTCGGTCGTGATCCTGGTGCAGTTCATGCGGACGATCCCGCGCGAGATGGAGGAGGCGGCACGCATCGACGGCGCGTCCACCTTCGCCGTCCTGCGACACGTCTACACGCCCATGTGCATGCCGGGTATCGCGACGATCCTTCTGCTGAACTTCCTGACCTTCTGGAACGAGTACCTCTACTCGCTCGTCATCATCGGCCCCGACCCCGAGCAGCGCACCGTGCAGGTGGCCCTGCCCACCCTGAAGGCCCTGACCGGCACCGACTACGGCATTCTGACCGCGGGCACGGTGCTCACACTGGTCCCGGTCTGGGTGGTGTACACCGTGCTCCAGAAGCGCATGCAGCAGGCTCTCGTCAGCGGGGCGGTGAAGATGTGA
- a CDS encoding carbohydrate ABC transporter permease: MTLLSSAPGGSSVRRPAPPSPALAAASRRKQGGVVLAVPALVWYLVFMVGPLVATFVIAALHWPGMLQPVSFAGLGNVRTVLDDPVFRESVGNTATQLAVALPVMIVGAYMLGYYVAQQPPGHRALRYLLFIPGLISTPAKAMVFYAVLSPDGLLNGALDKAGLGSLTDAWLASPSTALFCLIVLDVWSGVGFTAVLFAARLGSVPDEIGEAAQLDGAGHWRAMWRIHFPVIRDFVGVVTMLQFLWTLFGSAQNVLLLTQGGPGSSSTTLSFLVYQKAFIAADLGYSQTVGVVLFLVGLAGLLTIRRAFRQNY; the protein is encoded by the coding sequence ATGACGTTGCTCTCGTCCGCCCCGGGCGGCTCCTCGGTCCGCCGGCCGGCGCCGCCCTCACCGGCGCTCGCCGCTGCCTCTCGCCGTAAGCAGGGCGGGGTCGTCCTCGCCGTGCCGGCACTGGTCTGGTACCTCGTCTTCATGGTCGGCCCGCTGGTTGCCACCTTCGTCATCGCCGCGCTGCACTGGCCGGGCATGCTCCAGCCGGTCTCCTTCGCCGGTCTCGGCAACGTCCGTACCGTCCTCGACGACCCGGTCTTCCGGGAGTCGGTGGGCAACACCGCCACCCAACTCGCCGTCGCGCTGCCGGTGATGATCGTGGGTGCGTACATGCTGGGGTACTACGTCGCTCAGCAGCCCCCGGGGCACCGCGCCCTGCGGTACCTGCTCTTCATCCCCGGTCTGATCTCCACCCCGGCCAAGGCGATGGTGTTCTACGCGGTCCTCTCGCCTGACGGACTGCTCAACGGCGCACTGGACAAGGCCGGTCTGGGCTCGCTGACCGACGCCTGGCTCGCCTCGCCGTCCACCGCCCTGTTCTGTCTGATCGTCCTCGACGTGTGGAGCGGTGTCGGCTTCACGGCCGTGCTGTTCGCCGCCCGGCTGGGAAGCGTGCCGGACGAGATCGGTGAGGCCGCCCAGCTCGACGGCGCCGGTCACTGGCGCGCCATGTGGCGCATCCACTTCCCCGTCATCCGTGACTTCGTCGGTGTCGTGACGATGCTTCAGTTCCTGTGGACCCTGTTCGGCTCCGCGCAGAACGTGCTGCTGCTCACCCAGGGCGGCCCGGGAAGCTCGTCGACAACGTTGTCCTTCCTCGTCTACCAGAAGGCGTTCATCGCGGCCGACCTGGGCTACAGCCAGACCGTCGGTGTGGTCCTGTTCCTGGTCGGTCTGGCCGGGCTGCTGACCATCCGTCGCGCCTTCCGCCAGAACTACTGA
- a CDS encoding ABC transporter substrate-binding protein, whose product MRSSLSRRGFLAAGSGLAAATALPALSGCSTLASADSDTGTLIVHTQLGTTAPGSPTYKAVVKAFHEENPGLRVKNLVNGDDLPQVYETSRLARKEPDVVMVNLYDKTLAWTDVGATVDVKGYLDDWGLRERVLPAALEEWTDNKGRLRAFPYFATNWPVAYNTALLKQAGVDSAPTTGDQLIGAARKLRAKGIAPVTVGGNDWTGQKLLAQIIQTFLTPDEARQVYTTGDFSGSRGAREGIDYFVQLRDAGVFADKAEGLTSDMMTTQYNTEAAAIQSAMSSALAKVPAGPAGHTEIGGWPLAPGAAHTKPTILRSYTLIGFWISPNGVRKLPSVERFLRFMYRPDVVSRFITESGRDMALVTDTVSRAFPLVAKAQRLGDRVGQVLLPDLYVPPTATQPLITATSTAFTRGTSAAAVRSALESAYRTA is encoded by the coding sequence GTGCGCTCATCTTTGAGTCGGCGCGGTTTCCTCGCTGCAGGCTCCGGCCTCGCCGCCGCTACCGCGCTCCCCGCCCTGTCAGGCTGTTCCACGCTCGCCTCGGCCGATTCCGACACCGGCACCCTGATCGTGCACACCCAGCTCGGCACCACCGCGCCGGGCTCTCCCACGTACAAGGCCGTCGTGAAGGCGTTCCACGAGGAGAACCCGGGCCTCCGGGTCAAGAACCTCGTCAACGGCGACGATCTGCCCCAGGTGTACGAGACCTCCCGACTGGCCCGCAAGGAGCCGGACGTGGTCATGGTGAATCTCTACGACAAGACGCTGGCCTGGACCGATGTCGGTGCCACCGTCGATGTGAAGGGGTATCTCGACGACTGGGGGCTGCGCGAGCGCGTCCTGCCCGCCGCGCTGGAGGAGTGGACCGACAACAAGGGCAGGCTGCGCGCCTTCCCGTACTTCGCCACCAACTGGCCCGTCGCCTACAACACGGCCCTGCTGAAGCAGGCCGGCGTCGACTCCGCTCCCACCACCGGGGACCAACTGATCGGCGCCGCACGCAAGCTGCGGGCCAAGGGCATCGCCCCGGTCACCGTAGGTGGCAACGACTGGACGGGACAGAAGCTGCTGGCCCAGATCATCCAGACCTTCCTCACGCCCGACGAGGCCCGGCAGGTCTATACGACCGGAGACTTCAGCGGCAGCAGAGGTGCCCGCGAAGGCATCGACTACTTCGTCCAGCTGCGCGACGCCGGTGTCTTCGCCGACAAGGCGGAGGGGCTGACGTCCGACATGATGACCACGCAGTACAACACCGAGGCCGCAGCCATCCAGTCCGCGATGTCCTCGGCCCTGGCGAAGGTCCCCGCCGGGCCGGCCGGGCACACCGAGATCGGCGGCTGGCCGCTGGCCCCCGGCGCCGCGCACACCAAGCCCACGATCCTGCGCTCGTACACCCTCATCGGCTTCTGGATCAGTCCCAACGGCGTCAGGAAGCTGCCCTCGGTCGAGAGGTTCCTGCGCTTCATGTACCGGCCCGACGTCGTCTCGCGCTTCATCACCGAGAGCGGGCGGGACATGGCTCTCGTGACGGACACGGTCAGCAGGGCGTTCCCGCTGGTGGCCAAGGCTCAGCGGCTCGGTGACCGGGTCGGCCAGGTGCTCCTGCCGGACCTGTACGTCCCCCCGACGGCCACCCAGCCGCTGATCACGGCGACCAGCACCGCCTTCACCCGGGGAACGAGCGCGGCCGCCGTGCGCTCCGCCCTCGAATCCGCCTACCGCACGGCCTGA
- a CDS encoding glycoside hydrolase 5 family protein yields MRRHSAQLTHDSAVLPWLGANFWSRTGGPLMWRNYEPKTVREELAVLRDHGLNMTRSFFYWPDFHPEPGRIDEELCDRFRDFLDAHTEAGMGTVPTFIVGHMSGENWDPAWRGDRDLYEDVWLVGRQAWFVSQMTRRFKDHPAVTGWLITNEMPGYGRIYQVDPPCGDVVTAWAQFMCDAVRAAGGTQPMSLGDGAWGIEVTGRDNGFSLRDTAEYVDFVGPHVYRSDTDRARQHYRAAFECELAAVTGLPVVLEEFGLSTDTVSAANAGVFYRQTLHNSLLGGATGWMAWNNTDYDDLWEQSPYDHHPFEMHFGITDHTGRPKEPLRELADFAEVLKRVDFARCRRTDADAALVVPAFLERGYPYSRPADRPLIFTSLHQGYVAARGADLPVAFAREADGLPDDAALYLLPSTRQLTTRTRRALERRAREGATVYLSFCSGEYPTTRGPWFHDLDGLFGVELQLSYGVAEPIEDDVLAMTFTEDFGSIAAGETLAFPVAGNEDSRAYLPVVPAGARVVATDAHGRPALLCHETGEGRTVLATYPLEHMAARTARANPEQTHRLYAALAELAGAARPVTVDTPYVAADTLVRDDGSRYVWLVSQSAEELTVRPSAGGELRELTGGEPVRDVVIAPYGVRVLELR; encoded by the coding sequence ATGCGACGCCACAGCGCCCAGCTCACCCATGACTCCGCCGTTCTCCCCTGGCTCGGCGCCAACTTCTGGTCCCGCACCGGTGGTCCGCTGATGTGGCGGAACTACGAGCCGAAGACGGTACGCGAGGAGTTGGCCGTCCTGCGGGACCACGGGCTGAACATGACCCGGTCGTTCTTCTACTGGCCCGACTTCCACCCGGAGCCCGGACGGATCGACGAGGAGCTGTGCGACCGCTTCCGTGACTTCCTGGACGCCCACACCGAGGCGGGGATGGGGACGGTACCCACCTTCATCGTCGGCCACATGTCGGGCGAGAACTGGGACCCCGCCTGGCGCGGGGACCGTGATCTGTACGAGGACGTGTGGCTCGTCGGGCGCCAGGCGTGGTTCGTCTCCCAGATGACCCGGCGCTTCAAGGACCACCCCGCGGTCACCGGCTGGCTGATCACCAACGAGATGCCGGGCTACGGCCGGATCTACCAGGTCGACCCGCCCTGCGGCGACGTCGTCACCGCCTGGGCGCAGTTCATGTGCGACGCGGTGCGCGCGGCGGGCGGCACCCAGCCCATGTCGCTCGGGGACGGCGCATGGGGCATCGAGGTCACGGGCCGCGACAACGGCTTCTCGCTGCGGGACACGGCGGAGTACGTCGACTTCGTGGGGCCGCATGTCTACCGTTCGGACACGGACCGGGCGCGCCAGCACTACCGCGCCGCGTTCGAGTGCGAACTCGCCGCCGTCACCGGCCTGCCGGTCGTGCTGGAGGAGTTCGGTCTCTCGACCGACACGGTGTCGGCGGCGAACGCGGGCGTGTTCTACCGGCAGACCCTGCACAACTCGCTGCTCGGCGGCGCCACCGGCTGGATGGCCTGGAACAACACGGACTACGACGACCTGTGGGAGCAGTCGCCGTACGACCACCACCCCTTCGAGATGCACTTCGGGATCACCGACCACACCGGCCGGCCGAAGGAGCCGCTGCGGGAACTGGCCGATTTCGCCGAGGTGCTGAAGCGGGTCGACTTCGCGCGCTGCCGGCGGACGGACGCCGACGCCGCCCTGGTCGTGCCCGCCTTCCTGGAGCGCGGCTACCCCTACAGCCGGCCCGCCGACCGGCCGCTGATCTTCACCTCGCTGCACCAGGGGTACGTGGCCGCGCGCGGCGCGGACCTGCCCGTGGCCTTCGCCCGGGAGGCAGACGGGCTGCCGGACGACGCCGCGCTGTATCTGCTGCCCTCGACGCGGCAGTTGACGACCCGCACCCGGCGGGCGCTGGAGCGCCGGGCCCGCGAGGGCGCCACGGTCTACCTGTCGTTCTGCTCGGGTGAGTACCCGACGACGCGCGGTCCGTGGTTCCACGACCTGGACGGCCTGTTCGGCGTGGAGCTCCAGCTCTCCTACGGTGTCGCGGAGCCGATCGAGGACGACGTCCTGGCGATGACGTTCACCGAGGACTTCGGCTCCATCGCCGCGGGCGAGACCCTGGCCTTCCCGGTCGCCGGCAACGAGGACAGCCGCGCCTACCTGCCGGTCGTCCCGGCCGGTGCGCGGGTCGTCGCCACCGACGCGCACGGCCGTCCGGCGCTGCTGTGCCACGAGACGGGCGAGGGCCGCACGGTCCTGGCCACCTATCCACTGGAGCACATGGCCGCGCGCACGGCCCGCGCCAACCCGGAGCAGACGCACCGGCTGTACGCGGCCCTCGCCGAACTCGCCGGGGCCGCACGGCCGGTGACGGTCGACACCCCGTACGTCGCCGCCGACACCCTGGTCCGCGACGACGGCAGCCGCTACGTGTGGCTGGTGAGCCAGTCGGCCGAGGAGCTGACCGTCCGCCCGTCGGCGGGCGGGGAACTGCGCGAGCTGACCGGCGGCGAGCCGGTGCGGGACGTGGTGATCGCCCCGTACGGGGTGCGCGTCCTCGAACTGCGCTGA
- a CDS encoding LacI family DNA-binding transcriptional regulator, whose protein sequence is MAAAAGVSTAAVSQAVNGTGRISEATRRRVLDAAAELGWSPSASATALRRARTRTIALVVRRPTDVLGADPHFSELITGLEGELAPRGYGLLLHLVADMAQESALYERLVAEGRIDGAVLTDARADDPRPQLLRGLGLPAVLLGASDPASPVPGVGLGQQGAGVREAAAHLLELGHRRLAYIAGPADLVHTGLRRAAFEEALAEAGLRPVAVRHTDFTEEAAVAVTEELLSLPDRPTALVFPNDSMAVCGIGTAQRGGFRVPEEVSVVGYDNLPLGRWLHPRLTTVDQQVQRVGAAAARALLAQCGENVPPPVLDGRPRLVVRESTGPLPSAP, encoded by the coding sequence GTGGCCGCAGCGGCCGGGGTCTCCACCGCCGCGGTCTCCCAGGCCGTCAACGGCACCGGCCGGATCTCGGAGGCCACGCGCCGCCGGGTCCTGGACGCGGCAGCCGAACTGGGCTGGTCGCCCAGCGCGTCCGCGACGGCCCTGCGCCGGGCACGGACCCGGACGATCGCGCTCGTCGTCCGGCGCCCCACGGACGTGCTCGGTGCCGACCCGCACTTCAGCGAACTGATCACCGGTCTGGAGGGCGAGCTGGCACCCCGGGGCTACGGTCTGTTGCTCCACCTGGTCGCCGACATGGCCCAGGAGAGCGCACTGTACGAACGGCTGGTCGCCGAAGGCCGGATCGACGGTGCGGTGCTGACCGACGCGCGGGCGGACGACCCGCGCCCTCAGCTGCTGCGGGGCCTCGGGCTGCCCGCCGTCCTGCTGGGGGCATCGGACCCCGCGTCGCCGGTGCCCGGCGTCGGCCTCGGGCAGCAGGGCGCCGGTGTCCGTGAGGCCGCCGCGCACCTGCTGGAGCTCGGCCACCGGCGTCTCGCGTACATCGCGGGTCCGGCCGACCTGGTGCACACCGGGCTGCGCCGGGCGGCCTTCGAGGAGGCCCTCGCCGAGGCGGGGCTGCGGCCCGTCGCCGTCCGGCACACCGATTTCACGGAGGAGGCGGCCGTCGCCGTCACCGAGGAACTGCTCTCCCTGCCCGACCGGCCGACCGCTCTGGTCTTCCCCAACGACTCCATGGCCGTCTGCGGAATCGGTACGGCACAGCGCGGCGGGTTCCGGGTGCCGGAGGAAGTGTCGGTGGTGGGGTACGACAACCTGCCGCTCGGCCGCTGGCTGCACCCCCGGCTCACCACCGTGGACCAGCAGGTGCAGCGGGTCGGTGCGGCCGCCGCCCGGGCGCTGCTCGCCCAGTGCGGTGAGAACGTACCCCCGCCGGTCCTCGACGGGCGTCCGCGCCTGGTCGTACGGGAGTCGACCGGTCCGCTGCCGTCCGCGCCCTGA